The following proteins are co-located in the Salvelinus sp. IW2-2015 linkage group LG36, ASM291031v2, whole genome shotgun sequence genome:
- the LOC111959724 gene encoding serine/threonine-protein kinase Nek5 isoform X2, protein MNQYEVVHQIGEGAFGKAFLALDRDRDWGGESQCVVKEINLRKMSPMEKEASKKEVILLAKMKHPNIVTFFKSFQESTKLYIVMEYCDGGDLMKKISMQRGVMFTEEQIVDWFVQICLGLKHIHDRKVLHRDIKAQNIFLTKKGMKAKLGDFGIARMLNNTMELARTCVGTPYYLSPEICDNRPYNNKTDIWSLGCVLYELCTLRHPFEGNSLRQLVVKICRGRYNPVSTRYSYDLRLLVTQLFKVSPRDRPSVNSVLKRPFLEKHISKHLDPQVIEEEFSHTVLHRKRAAGPLPRVRAAPVQITVPKARVSERPPPRSKPGPSVKKPPPKPDWKPPTRVMPQHKPFHPRAAQIRVPVARQYGQQNPXWDGQAEVNPYDHHYAQLDAIQRRYSPLPPRPPLPFCHPPVVQERPVERYDDRENHPEPYQLVAAAHDEYRQRRQEANQYKLRAEKQLGLRPSTADTERYRQPEQDQGAGRPAHPPTPHDRRQDGQQEYLRKLQHIRQQYYNEMRDIRMRADAEPQPQVKPGTYLVEKPRHIEPPTHSGDQDRDRPQPDQDIEGALRQIRQENRLERRELQKKHKDKKAIMFEIKLNDERIQEDEDKEKEEKRDEERIEEDKKEDEKEVDPLNQTLSFQAGEDLRHRDWSGAGLGAGQDEGTPRSEVRKGWGQAAPQTLLDALAEMDVSSVCTTMAVPELGDAADLKGKAIGERRQWGEGPPNTLLHALGQAELTSTLDSVMPEPLTEKDRAKEQEKEGAETKEKAEENKDSDVEMDEERLEPRSDDDDTNFEESEDELREEVAESMMNLFIMEDGESVKEEGEKVVTDGVVGEIELVRKLDLQQIHPVIEPTGYTSIEGKPSQTQAVGCETRAEQPRDTQVSDEDCEANKKQQPEN, encoded by the exons ATGAACCAGTATGAGGTGGTCCATCAGATTGGAGAGGGGGCATTTGGGAAGGCCTTCTTGGCcctggacagggacagagactggGGTGGTGAGAGCCAGTGCGTGGTCAAAGAGATCAACCTCAGAAAG ATGTCACCTATGGAAAAGGAAGCATCCAAAAAGGAAGTAATTCTGCTTGCAAAGATGAAGCATCCAAATATCGTCACCTTTTTCAAATCATTTCAGG AGAGCACTAAACTTTACATAGTGATGGAGTACTGTGATGGAGGAGATCTGATGAAGAAGATCAGTATGCAAAGAGGGGTTATGTTTACTGAGGagcag ATAGTGGATTGGTTTGTACAGATCTGTTTGGGACTGAAGCACATCCATGACAGGAAGGTTTTGCACAGAGACATCAAAGCACAG AATATATTCCTTACCAAGAAGGGGATGAAAGCCAAGCTGGGAGACTTTGGCATTGCAAGAATGTTAAACAA TACCATGGAGCTTGCCAGGACCTGTGTTGGGACGCCATATTACCTGTCTCCTGAGATCTGTGACAACAGACCGTACAATAACAAAAC ggATATATGGTCTCTGGGCTGTGTCCTGTATGAGCTCTGCACCCTCAGACATCCA TTTGAGGGCAACAGCCTGAGGCAGCTGGTAGTGAAGATCTGTAGGGGGCGCTATAACCCAGTCTCCACCCGCTACTCCTACGACCTGCGCCTGCTGGTCACTCAGCTGTTCAAGGTCAGCCCGCGAGACCGGCCCTCCGTCAACTCTGTCCTCAAACGGCCCTTCCTGGAGAAACACATCAGCAAACACCTGGACCCCCAG GTCATTGAGGAGGAATTCAGCCACACAGTGCTGCACAGAAAGAGAGCTGCAGGCCCACTGCCTAGAGTGCGGGCCGCACCAGTACAGATCACCG TCCCCAAAGCCAGAGTCTCAGAGAGGCCTCCTCCTCGGTCGAAGCCTGGGCCCTCGGTGAAGAAACCGCCCCCCAAACCAGATTGGAAACCCCCTACCAGAGTCATGCCACAGCACAAA CCGTTTCATCCACGAGCAGCACAGATTAGGGTTCCAGTGGCCAGACAATACGGTCAACAGAACCCCYGGTGGGACGGTCAGGCTGAAGTCAACCCTTACGACCACCACTATGCCCAGCTGGACGCCATCCAGAGGAGatactctcctctacctcctcgtcctcctcttcccttctgtcATCCTCCGGTGGTTCAGGAGAGACCTGTGGAGCGCTATGATGACAGAGAGAATCACCCAGAACCTTATCAATT GGTGGCTGCTGCTCATGATGAATACCgccagaggagacaggaggccAACCAGTACAAGCTGAGGGCAGAGAAACAGCTG GGCCTGCGGCCCTCCACAGCAGACACTGAGCGTTACAGACAGCCTGAGCAGGACCAGGGGGCAGGGCGACCTGCACATCCACCCACACCTCACGACAGGAGGCAGGATGGGCAGCAG GAGTATCTACGGAAGTTGCAGCACATCAGACAGCAATATTATAATGAGATGAGAGATATCAGAATGAGAGCTGATGCTGAG CCCCAGCCACAAGTGAAACCAGGCACATACCTGGTAGAGAAGCCTAGACACATAGAGCCACCAACACATAGTGGAgaccaggacagagacagaccccAACCTGACCAG GACATTGAAGGGGCCCTGAGACAGATCAGGCAGGAGAacagactggagaggagagagctacAGAAGAAGCACAAAGACAAGAAAGCTATCATGTTTGAGATCAAGTTAAATGACGAAAGGATTCAAGAGGATGAAGACaaagaaaaagaggagaagagggatgaggagagaatagaggaggacAAAAAGGAAGACGAGAAAGAG GTGGACCCACTGAACCAGACCCTGAGCTTCCAGGCAGGGGAGGACCTGAGGCACAGGGATTGGTCCGGGGCAGGATTGGGGGCAGGGCAGGATGAAGGCACCCCCAGGTCTGAGGTGAGGAAGGGGTGGGGCCAGGCAGCACCACAGACCCTACTGGATGCCCTGGCTGAGATGGACGTGTCATCAGTGTGTACCACCATGGCTGTGCCTGAACTGG GTGACGCTGCAGATCTCAAGGGGAAGGCAATaggggagaggagacagtggGGAGAGGGTCCCCCCAACACCCTGCTCCATGCTTTGGGCCAGGCTGAGCTAACCTCCACCCTGGACTCCGTAATGCCAG AACCATTGACTGAGAAAGACCGCGCCAAGgagcaggagaaagagggagcCGAAACAAAGGAAAAAGCAGAGGAGAATAAAGACTCAGATGTGGAGATGGACGAGGAGCGTCTAGAGCCCAGGTCGGATGATGACGACAC GAACTTTGAGGAGTCTGAAGATGAGCTGAGAGAGGAGGTGGCAGAGTCAATGATGAACCTTTTTAtaatggaggatggagagagtgtgaaagaggagggagagaaggttgTAACAGATGGAGTAGTGGGGGAAATAGAGTTAGTCAGGAAACTAGATCTCCAGCAAATACACCCTGTGATAGAGCCCACTGGTTACACCTCCATAGAGGGTAAACCCTCTCAGACTCAAGCTGTAGGGTGTGAGACTCGGGCAGAGCAACCAAGGGATACCCAGGTTTCAGACGAGGACTGTGAGGCCAATAAGAAGCAACAGCCAGAAAATTAG
- the LOC111959724 gene encoding serine/threonine-protein kinase Nek5 isoform X1 codes for MNQYEVVHQIGEGAFGKAFLALDRDRDWGGESQCVVKEINLRKMSPMEKEASKKEVILLAKMKHPNIVTFFKSFQESTKLYIVMEYCDGGDLMKKISMQRGVMFTEEQIVDWFVQICLGLKHIHDRKVLHRDIKAQNIFLTKKGMKAKLGDFGIARMLNNTMELARTCVGTPYYLSPEICDNRPYNNKTDIWSLGCVLYELCTLRHPFEGNSLRQLVVKICRGRYNPVSTRYSYDLRLLVTQLFKVSPRDRPSVNSVLKRPFLEKHISKHLDPQVIEEEFSHTVLHRKRAAGPLPRVRAAPVQITEIVPKARVSERPPPRSKPGPSVKKPPPKPDWKPPTRVMPQHKPFHPRAAQIRVPVARQYGQQNPXWDGQAEVNPYDHHYAQLDAIQRRYSPLPPRPPLPFCHPPVVQERPVERYDDRENHPEPYQLVAAAHDEYRQRRQEANQYKLRAEKQLGLRPSTADTERYRQPEQDQGAGRPAHPPTPHDRRQDGQQEYLRKLQHIRQQYYNEMRDIRMRADAEPQPQVKPGTYLVEKPRHIEPPTHSGDQDRDRPQPDQDIEGALRQIRQENRLERRELQKKHKDKKAIMFEIKLNDERIQEDEDKEKEEKRDEERIEEDKKEDEKEVDPLNQTLSFQAGEDLRHRDWSGAGLGAGQDEGTPRSEVRKGWGQAAPQTLLDALAEMDVSSVCTTMAVPELGDAADLKGKAIGERRQWGEGPPNTLLHALGQAELTSTLDSVMPEPLTEKDRAKEQEKEGAETKEKAEENKDSDVEMDEERLEPRSDDDDTNFEESEDELREEVAESMMNLFIMEDGESVKEEGEKVVTDGVVGEIELVRKLDLQQIHPVIEPTGYTSIEGKPSQTQAVGCETRAEQPRDTQVSDEDCEANKKQQPEN; via the exons ATGAACCAGTATGAGGTGGTCCATCAGATTGGAGAGGGGGCATTTGGGAAGGCCTTCTTGGCcctggacagggacagagactggGGTGGTGAGAGCCAGTGCGTGGTCAAAGAGATCAACCTCAGAAAG ATGTCACCTATGGAAAAGGAAGCATCCAAAAAGGAAGTAATTCTGCTTGCAAAGATGAAGCATCCAAATATCGTCACCTTTTTCAAATCATTTCAGG AGAGCACTAAACTTTACATAGTGATGGAGTACTGTGATGGAGGAGATCTGATGAAGAAGATCAGTATGCAAAGAGGGGTTATGTTTACTGAGGagcag ATAGTGGATTGGTTTGTACAGATCTGTTTGGGACTGAAGCACATCCATGACAGGAAGGTTTTGCACAGAGACATCAAAGCACAG AATATATTCCTTACCAAGAAGGGGATGAAAGCCAAGCTGGGAGACTTTGGCATTGCAAGAATGTTAAACAA TACCATGGAGCTTGCCAGGACCTGTGTTGGGACGCCATATTACCTGTCTCCTGAGATCTGTGACAACAGACCGTACAATAACAAAAC ggATATATGGTCTCTGGGCTGTGTCCTGTATGAGCTCTGCACCCTCAGACATCCA TTTGAGGGCAACAGCCTGAGGCAGCTGGTAGTGAAGATCTGTAGGGGGCGCTATAACCCAGTCTCCACCCGCTACTCCTACGACCTGCGCCTGCTGGTCACTCAGCTGTTCAAGGTCAGCCCGCGAGACCGGCCCTCCGTCAACTCTGTCCTCAAACGGCCCTTCCTGGAGAAACACATCAGCAAACACCTGGACCCCCAG GTCATTGAGGAGGAATTCAGCCACACAGTGCTGCACAGAAAGAGAGCTGCAGGCCCACTGCCTAGAGTGCGGGCCGCACCAGTACAGATCACCG AAATAGTCCCCAAAGCCAGAGTCTCAGAGAGGCCTCCTCCTCGGTCGAAGCCTGGGCCCTCGGTGAAGAAACCGCCCCCCAAACCAGATTGGAAACCCCCTACCAGAGTCATGCCACAGCACAAA CCGTTTCATCCACGAGCAGCACAGATTAGGGTTCCAGTGGCCAGACAATACGGTCAACAGAACCCCYGGTGGGACGGTCAGGCTGAAGTCAACCCTTACGACCACCACTATGCCCAGCTGGACGCCATCCAGAGGAGatactctcctctacctcctcgtcctcctcttcccttctgtcATCCTCCGGTGGTTCAGGAGAGACCTGTGGAGCGCTATGATGACAGAGAGAATCACCCAGAACCTTATCAATT GGTGGCTGCTGCTCATGATGAATACCgccagaggagacaggaggccAACCAGTACAAGCTGAGGGCAGAGAAACAGCTG GGCCTGCGGCCCTCCACAGCAGACACTGAGCGTTACAGACAGCCTGAGCAGGACCAGGGGGCAGGGCGACCTGCACATCCACCCACACCTCACGACAGGAGGCAGGATGGGCAGCAG GAGTATCTACGGAAGTTGCAGCACATCAGACAGCAATATTATAATGAGATGAGAGATATCAGAATGAGAGCTGATGCTGAG CCCCAGCCACAAGTGAAACCAGGCACATACCTGGTAGAGAAGCCTAGACACATAGAGCCACCAACACATAGTGGAgaccaggacagagacagaccccAACCTGACCAG GACATTGAAGGGGCCCTGAGACAGATCAGGCAGGAGAacagactggagaggagagagctacAGAAGAAGCACAAAGACAAGAAAGCTATCATGTTTGAGATCAAGTTAAATGACGAAAGGATTCAAGAGGATGAAGACaaagaaaaagaggagaagagggatgaggagagaatagaggaggacAAAAAGGAAGACGAGAAAGAG GTGGACCCACTGAACCAGACCCTGAGCTTCCAGGCAGGGGAGGACCTGAGGCACAGGGATTGGTCCGGGGCAGGATTGGGGGCAGGGCAGGATGAAGGCACCCCCAGGTCTGAGGTGAGGAAGGGGTGGGGCCAGGCAGCACCACAGACCCTACTGGATGCCCTGGCTGAGATGGACGTGTCATCAGTGTGTACCACCATGGCTGTGCCTGAACTGG GTGACGCTGCAGATCTCAAGGGGAAGGCAATaggggagaggagacagtggGGAGAGGGTCCCCCCAACACCCTGCTCCATGCTTTGGGCCAGGCTGAGCTAACCTCCACCCTGGACTCCGTAATGCCAG AACCATTGACTGAGAAAGACCGCGCCAAGgagcaggagaaagagggagcCGAAACAAAGGAAAAAGCAGAGGAGAATAAAGACTCAGATGTGGAGATGGACGAGGAGCGTCTAGAGCCCAGGTCGGATGATGACGACAC GAACTTTGAGGAGTCTGAAGATGAGCTGAGAGAGGAGGTGGCAGAGTCAATGATGAACCTTTTTAtaatggaggatggagagagtgtgaaagaggagggagagaaggttgTAACAGATGGAGTAGTGGGGGAAATAGAGTTAGTCAGGAAACTAGATCTCCAGCAAATACACCCTGTGATAGAGCCCACTGGTTACACCTCCATAGAGGGTAAACCCTCTCAGACTCAAGCTGTAGGGTGTGAGACTCGGGCAGAGCAACCAAGGGATACCCAGGTTTCAGACGAGGACTGTGAGGCCAATAAGAAGCAACAGCCAGAAAATTAG
- the LOC111959727 gene encoding GDP-Man:Man(3)GlcNAc(2)-PP-Dol alpha-1,2-mannosyltransferase-like, whose amino-acid sequence MCTVAVKKQKTQHAFCGERNPRFNNADYISTNPVLSTVKVMYYCAFALLYGLAGSCSDVIMVNSTWTLGHIPALWRLPSCTGMVYLPCDVRFFIDMPLEDEVS is encoded by the exons atgtgcactgtcgctgtaaaaaaacaaaaaactcaaCATGCTTTCTGTGGTGAGAGGAACCCCAG GTTCAACAATGCAGACTACATCTCTACTAATCCTGTCCTTAGTACGGTTAAGGTGATGTACTACTGTGCCTTCGCTCTGCTCTACGGCCTAGCTGGCTCCTGCAGCGATGTCATCATGGTCAACTCAACCTGGACACTGGGCCACATCCCGGCTCTGTGGCGCCTCCCCAGCTGCACAGGCATGGTCTACCTGCCCTGTGACGTCCGTTTCTTCATTGACATGCCATTGGAGGATGAG GTGTCGTAG